A window from Primulina eburnea isolate SZY01 chromosome 2, ASM2296580v1, whole genome shotgun sequence encodes these proteins:
- the LOC140824117 gene encoding uncharacterized protein, with protein MKKNRESIFAEEQATRHEREEDSEGHQSRFEETQPHQSAEINEIGEMWKEIRMLRQQLGNRAPAPKRRFNNAALEIPAATPDIMISAFTQGLRGGEFFKSLVKKPPSSYDDLLSRAEKYVNLEDAQRYRRMENRPGGSRGEGSERGSKKRGAGEREEDITRSRGQFSSHVPLNRSRDKVMEVKESGERGEKSQRVESSARPPPRGRQEGSSSGSELRSRPSSRRGRGPPWIHQRIEEPMREGRGQDVPREHAEQRRGMNEDNHPTRGMIHMISGGATDGDSSFGPDDLRGIVAPHNDALVVTATVANYDVARIFIDNGSSVNILFKSTLDKMKVEGFEFDPISTPLYGFAGHAIPPIGHIVLPLSLRHEPRRVTKMTTFTMVDTPSAYNGILWRPALKDFRAVASTYHQKLKFLVRKEVGVLCGDQRVARRCYEGIVKEEGMRAHLEVNMIRKVGNVWLGPRYKKSRGERWTQSGMIFSE; from the exons ATGAAAAAGAACCGAGAGTCTATTTTTGCTGAAGAGCAGGCCACTCGCCATGAGCGAGAGGAAGATTCTGAGGGCCACCAGAGCAGATTTGAAGAGACACAGCCCCACCAAAGTGCCGAGATTAATGAGATAGGAGAGATGTGGAAGGAAATACGGATGTTGAGGCAGCAGTTGGGAAACAGAGCGCCGGCACCCAAGAGA CGTTTCAACAACGCAGCGCTGGAGATACCGGCGGCTACTcctgacatcatgataagtgccttTACCCAGGGACTTAGAGGAGGAGAGTTCTTTAAATCATTAGTGAAGAAACCTCCATCGAGTTATGATGATCTGTTGTCTCGGGCGGAAAAATATGTAAACTTGGAAGATGCCCAACGGTACAGAAGGATGGAAAACCGACCCGGAGGGAGTAGGGGGGAGGGATCCGAGAGAGGAAGTAAGAAGAGAGGTGCAGGTGAGAGGGAGGAAGACATAACCAGAAGTAGAGGACAATTCTCTTCACATGTTCCTTTGAATAGGAGTCGGGATAAGGTGATGGAGGTGAAGGAGTCAGGGGAGCGGGGGGAGAAGTCGCAGAGGGTTGAGAGCAGTGCTCGACCTCCACCGCGGGGTAGACAAGAAGGATCCTCGTCCGGGAGTGAACTGAGATCTCGCCCATCTTCTAGGCGGGGTCGAGGCCCTCCCTGGATACATCAGAGGATCGAGGAGCCGATGAGAGAAGGTCGAGGTCAGGATGTCCCTCGGGAGCACGCGGAACAGAGGAGGGGAATGAATGAGGATAACCACCCTacgagaggaatgattcatatgatctcggggggtgctactgatggaGATTCCAG TTTTGGACCGGATGACCTCCGAGGCATTGTGGCTCCTcataacgatgccttggtggtAACGGCCACCGTTGCCAATTACGATGTGGCACGaatatttattgataatggaagctcTGTTAATATCTTGTTCAAGAGCACTTTGGATAAGATGAAGGTGGAGGGATTTGAGTTCGATCCAATCTCTACTCCTCTATATGGATTTGCAGGACATGCCATCCCACCGATCGGTCATATTGTCCTTCCTCTATCTTTGAGACATGAGCCTCGGCGGGTAACAAAAATGACAACATTTACTATGGTGGACACCCCATCCGCTTACAATGGAATTCTGTGGCGACCAGCCCTAAAAGATTTCAGAGCTGTAGCGTCCACGTATCATCAGAAGTTGAAGTTTCTTGTAAGGAAGGAGGTTGGAGTTTTATGCGGGGATCAGAGGGTTGCGCGTCGGTGTTATGAGGGGATAGTGAAAGAAGAGGGGATGAGAGCGCATTTGGAGGTTAACATGATTAGGAAAGTAGGAAATGTGTGGCTCGGTCCTAGGTACAAGAAGAGCAGAGGGGAAAGATGGACCCAGAGTGGAATGATCTTTTCAGAGTGA